A stretch of Babesia bigemina genome assembly Bbig001, chromosome : III DNA encodes these proteins:
- a CDS encoding acuolar ATP synthase subunit family protein, putative, producing MSSTKGSNALIQQLLKAEEEAEAIVKRAKENRVKLLNEAVSAAENDLKQFSETEERRLLEQYQKEAASDDPNLDDLENKAKELIRENDEALRECKSKLVNELAAAVVDIDVSVPDSFRYFVSRNAN from the exons ATGAGCAGCACTAAGGGGTCGAACGCGCTgatccagcagctcctcaaGGCCGAGGAGGAGGCTGAAGCCATCGTAAAGCGTGCCAAAGAGA ACCGCGTGAAGCTGCTTAACGAGGCCGTATCTGCGGCTGAAAACGACCTCAAGCAGTTCAGTGAGACCGAGGAGAGGCGTCTGCTGGAGCAGTACCAGAAG GAGGCTGCAAGCGATGACCCTAATCTCGATGACCTCGAGAACAAGGCCAAGGAGCTAATCAGGGAAAATGACGAGGCGCTAAGGGAATGCAAATCCAAGCTAGTAAACGAgcttgccgccgccgtcgtggACATTGACGTCAGCGTGCCTGATTCGTTTAGGTACTTTGTCAGTAGGAACGCTAACTGA
- a CDS encoding acetyltransferase, GNAT family protein, putative, with product MGALSSRHDRNGKWRPESAASDCASAIVKAFNGVEPLPADYDDAENLLQMRGGGRSLAYYTGRTAPSDLIDRVFTLTKKNMSRLYDETNFLGGWKDRMKHREISAAKNHILVLSDENGSLIGFISYRFMIISDCQPATEVCYVYELQVDVGFLVVRASEHAQESFRSRGVGKFLMDIATVIGRYVGAKKLMCTVLKLNSRALSFYRSKCGFVNDESDPDSFDCRCGHDHCYHILKLELGGTDAFPEGS from the exons ATGGGTGCGCTCAGCAGCCGCCACGACAGGAATGGGAAATGGAGACCGGAATCCGCCGCTTCAGACTGCGCCAGCGCTATTGTTAAGGCATTTAACGGGGTGGAGCCTTTGCCTGCAGACTACGATGACGCTGAGAACTTGTTGCAGatgcgtggcggcggccgtTCATTGGCCTACTACACCGGTAGAACGGCTCCTTCGGACCTAATCGATAGAGTGTTCACACTTACTAAAAAGAATATGTCACGCCTGTACGATGAGACCAACTTCCTCGGCGGATGGAAGGATCGCATGAAACACAGGGAGATCAGTGCCGCGAAAAATCACATTCTTGTGCTGTCAG ATGAGAATGGATCGTTGATAGGTTTCATCAGCTATCGCTTCATGATTATCTCTGACTGCCAGCCTGCGACGGAGGTGTGCTACGTATACGAGCTCCAGGTCGACGTAGGTTTTTTAGTCGTTAGAGCGTCAGAGCATGCTCAGGAATCCTTTAGATCGCGTGGAGTGGGCAAGTTTCTAATGGATATAGCGACGGTGATCGGTCGTTATGTGGGAGCCAAGAAGCTCATGTGCACGGTGTTGAAGCTGAACTCACGCGCACTTTCCTTTTATCGGTCTAAGTGCGGCTTCGTTAACGACGAGAGCGACCCAGACTCCTTCGACTGTCGTTGCGGTCACGATCACTGTTACCACATCCTCAAGCTGGAGCTCGGTGGCACAGACGCCTTCCCCGAGGGCTCATAG